The Cryptosporangium phraense genomic interval AGAAAGCGGGCGAGCCCGACACCCTCGGAGCATCCACATTCGAGCCCTGGAGGAGAAAGAGATGGCGCTCCCGAACCGTGACGGCGCTCGCCGCCACTCTGCCATCGGGCAAATCCTGACCGGTCTCCGGCACGGCGCAGTGACCGTGACCGACGACCTGGAGAACACCACCACGTTCGGCTACCTGTTCCCGAACCTGGTCAAGGACGCCGACAAGCACCTACCCGTCGACGACCCGCCCACCGTCGTCGCGAACCTGACCGCGCTCGGCGAGGCGATGGCCGACGTCAACCCGGCGTTCGGCGAGTTCGGTGAGAGCAACGACTCGACGATCCCGGCCGTCTACACGTACCTCGGTCAGTTCGTCGACCACGACCTCACCGCGGCCACCGACCGCGACAACCCGGACGTCGGCACGGTCACCGACGACAACCTGCACCCGGCCGACCCGGACCTCATCGTCCAGAAGCTCCACAACGCCCGCTTCCCGGCGCTGAACCTGGACTCGCTCTACGGCGACGGCCCGACGTTCGATCCGGACGACCCGACCGCGGCCCAGGACTTCTACGACGGCATCAAGCTCAAGGTCGGCCAGGTCCAGAAGCTCGGTCAGAACATCGCCAAGAAGATCCCGCTCGAGGGCGACCTCGACCGCGACCTGCCCCGCACCCCCACCGGCGCCACCCCGGCCGAGAAGCGCGTGGCCCGCATCGGCGACGGCCGCAACGACGAGAACCTGATCATCGCCCAGCTGCACGTCGCGTTCCTGCGCTTCCACAACGCGGTCGTCGCCCAGGTCCGCGCCGGTTCCGGCCCGGAAGCCACCGACGAGGACGTGTTCACCGAGGCGCAGCGGCTGGTCCGCTGGCACTACCAGTGGATCGTCCTGCACGACTACCTGCCGACGATCGCGCTGCCCGGCGTCGTCGACAAGGTGCTGTCCGACCCGGCCAACCTGCTGGTGACCGCGGTCGGCCAGCGCGGCGACGACGAGCCGACGTTCATGCCGCTGGAGTTCGCGACGGCCGGCTTCCGGTTCGGGCACAGCATGGTCCGCGCGGTGTACGACTTCAACCGCAACTTCGGGCGCGGTGCGGCGGCCGGCGCGACCTTCGCCCAGCTGTTCCAGTTCACCGGCACCGGCGGCTTCCTTCCGGCGGCGACCGCGACGAAGCTCCCGTCGAACTGGATCGTCGAGTGGGACCGGTTCACCGAGTTCGACCCGCGGTTCCCCGACCGGTTCTCCCGGCGGATCGACACGAACCTCGCCGACCCGCTGTTCGACATGAAGAACCAGATCGCCGGCATCGACCCGCCGCCGTCGCCGACGGTGGCCCACGTCCTCAAGCACCTGGCTGTGCGCAACCTCCGGCGCGGGTACCTGCTGTCGCTGCCCACCGGCCAGGCGGTCGCAGCCGAGCTCGGCCTCGACGCGCTCACCGAGGACGAGCTGCTGCACGACACGACCAGCAAGGTCGCGGTCGCGCTGCAGAAGGGCGGCTTCCTCGAGCGGACCCCGCTCTGGTTCTACCTGCTCAAGGAGGCCGAGGTCCGGGCCGGCGGCAACTCGCTGGGCGAGGTGGGCAGCACGATCGTCGCCCAGACGCTCGTCGGCCAGCTGCGCCTCGACCCGGGCTCGTACCTCAACGTCCAGCCCGGCTGGGTGCCGGAGGACGGCGTCCGGCTGTCCGACGGCCGGGGCGTCCGCACGATCAAGGACCTGTTCCGGGTGGCCGGCGTCTTCCCGGTCCGGCCGTAGTTCCCGCCACTGTGCCGTCCGTCAGGACGGACGGCACAGGTCGGCGACGGCCCGCGCGAACTCCTCCGGCGCCTCCTGGGGCACGTTGTGCTCCGCGTCCAGCACCCGGTAGTCCACCAACGACGAGAACTTCCGCTCGTGCGCGCTGCGCGGCTGGGGCGGGCGCACGGTGTCGTGCTCCCCGTCCAGAACGATCGTGGGGACGTCGATCCGCGGCAGTTTCGCGATCGCGTCCTCGGTGGCCGCGTACGCGGGGTCCCCGTCGACGAGGCCGAACCGGTGCCGGTAGGAGTGCACGACGACGTCGACGTAGTCGGCGTTGTCGAACGACGGCGCGGTGGCCGCGAACTCGGCGTCGGTGAACGACCAGGTCGGCGACCACTCGCTCCACAGCAGCCGGGCGTACTCGGCGCGGTACCGGGTCAGCCCGCGGACCCCGCGCTCGCCGTGCAGGTAGTACTGGTACCAGAGCCGCCGCTCCGACGCCGGATGCGTCGGGGCGTCCGACCCGGCGATGTCCTGGACGTTGTAGCCGTTCGCGGTGACCAGCCCGCGCACCCGGTCCGGCCACAGCGCGGCGACCAGGCAGGCCGCGCGCCCGCCCCAGTCGTACCCGGCCACCACCGGCCGGTCGAGCCCGAGGGCGTCGATCAGCGTCAGCAGGTCGTGGGCCAGCGCGGCCTGCTGACCCGAGCGGACGGTCCCGGCGTCGAGGAACCGGGTCGGCCCGTAGCCCCGCAGGTAGGGCACGATCACGTCGGCCTCGGGGAGCGTCACCCGGTCGAACGACCGCACGTCGTACGGGAAGCCGTGCAGCAGGACCACCGGCGGGCCGTCCGGGTCGCCGCGCCGTTCGTAGGCGACGTCGAGGACTCCGGCGCGGACGTGGTGCAGAGGGTCGGTCACTCAACTACTCAACCGCATCAGGCTCTCCGCCGTCGCCAGGATCGCCTCCTCCGGAGGCCGCGGGTTCCAGCCCAGCTCGGTGCGGATCCGCGCGATCCGCAGCTGCTTCGGCGTCACGTCCGGCCCGTCGGCCTCGGCCGCCGGGAGCCGGTCGGCGAGCTCCGGGTACCGGTCGCGGAGGATCCGCGCGATCTCCAGGTAGCTCGCCTGCGCGCCGAGGTACGGATCGTCCGGCGCGGCCGCCGTCGCCAGGTAGCGCCGGCCGGCCGCGGCCGGCGCGGTCATCGCGCGCACGTGCGCGTCGGCCACGTCCCGCACGTCGACGATCCCGAACGACGACTTGGGGACGGTCGGGAGCGCGCCCTGGAGCATCGCCGCGACCATGCCGACCGACGCCGAGAGCGACGGGTGCAGGGCCGGCCCGAAGATGCCGGTCGGGTTGATCACGACGAGTTCGAGCCCGTCGTCGTGCGCGTAGTCCCAGGCCGCGCGTTCGGCGATCGTCTTCGAGCGGACGTAGGCGGGCAGGTCGTCGGCCGGGTCGGTCCAGTCGGACTCGTCGTAGGGGCGTCCGACCGGCGGGGCGCTGTACCCGATCGCCGCGAACGAGGACGTCATCACGGCCCGCCGGGCCTTCCGGGCGGCTCGGAGCACCCGGAGCGCCCCGTCCCGGGCCGGGACGATCACGTCGTCCGGGTTCTCGGGCTCACGCGCCGGGAACGGGGACGCGACGTGCAGCACGTACTCGCAGCCGTCGACCGCGCGCTCCCATCCGTCGTCCGAGAGGAGGTTCGCTTCGACGACGTCGACGTCGTGGTCGAACGTGGGGGACCGGTCGAGGGACCGGACCGTCGTCCGCACGCGGTGGCCGTCTTCCCGCAGGCGGGCGATGGTGTGTGACCCGAGGAACCCGGTGCCGCCGGTGACCAGGACGTCGGCCATCAGCGCAGCTCCCCGGTGACCGCGATGGTCTCGTCGATGGCGGCCTGCTCGGCGGCCACGTCGCCGCGCTCGCGGGCGGCCCAGAGCCGGACCTTGGCGTCGAGGTAGCGCCGGCGGACCTGCAGCCGCTCGATCTCGTCGGCCAGCCGGGCCGAGTGACGCTCGAACAGCTCGCGCTGGTGGCTCGGGTCGGTCATGCCGCGCAGGTAGGCGCGCATGTCGTCGATGCCCATCCCGGCCGTGCGCAGGCAGGCCAGGGCCTCGATCGTGTCGACGGTGCCGTCGTCGTAGCGGCGGTGGCCGCTCTGCGGATCGCGCGGGACCGGGGCGATCAGCCCGATGCGTTCGTAGTACCGGAGGGTCGCCTCGGGGAGCCCGCTGCGCCGGGTGACCTCCTGGATCGATGTCATGCTCCTACTCTGCAAAACCTGAAGTGCTTCAGGTCAAGAGCGACGAGGGAGCCGGATGCGCGCTCGCCCAAGTTCGCCCGCCTGCGCTGCCGCGGGCGGAGGCGGCCAGACCCCGCGCCGCCCGGGGCTTCGATCCGTCGGCGCGGCGGCCGCACCAGGTGCAGAACGGCCCGGCCTGGGTTGGCCCTAACGGTTGGTGCGGCCGAGGTCGACGGGGAGCTGGATGCCGGTGACGTGGCGGGCCTCGTCGGACGCGATCCACGCGACCGCGGCCGCGATGTCGTCGGCCTGACTGATGCCGTCCGGCAGCGACCCCATGTACAGCGGCCCGAGCGCCGGGTTGGCGCCGATCAGGTCGTTGATCTCAGTCATCGCCAACCCGGTCTGCACGCCGTACGGATGCACCGAGTTGACCCGGATCCGGTACTCGGCCAGCTCGTTGGCCAGCGTCTTCGACAGCCCGGTGACGCCGTGCTTGGCCGACACGTAGTCGGCCAGGAACGGCAGCCCGACGAGCCCGGCGACCGAGCTCGTGAACGTGATCGACCCGCCGGTGGCCTGCTCGATCATCGTCGGGATGGCGGCCTTCGCGGTGTGGAACGCACCGGTCAGGTTGATGTCGATCGTGGTCTTCCAGTGCTCGGCGTCGATCTCCCAGGCCCGCGCACCGGTCGTCATGCCCGCGTTGGCGATCACCACGTCGAGCCGGCCGAGTTCGGCGACCCCGGCGTCCACCGTGGCCTTCACCGCGTCGTAGTCGCGGGTGTCGGCCTGGCGGGCCACGATCCGCCGGTCCAGCTTCTCGACCAGCCGGACGGTCTCGGCCAGGTCCTCGGGCGTCGACCCGGCGTAGGTGGTGGTCGGGATGTCGGCGCAGAGGTCGAGCGCGATGATGTCCGCGCCCTCGGCGGCCAGGCGCAGCGCCTCGGCCCGGCCCTGCCCGCGGGCGGCGCCGGTGATGAACGCGACCTTGCCGACGAAACGCCGGGCGATCGGGGTGTTCGGGACCGGCGCGGCCGGAATCTCCGTCATAGGACTCTCCTTGTGACCAGCACTAAATCGCTTTAGCGGACGCTACCCTAGAGCCATGCCGCGCACGAGGGTCACGCTGAAGGACGTCGCCCGCCTCAGCGGTGTCTCGCCGGCCACCGCGAGCTTCGTGCTCAACCAGGTGCCCGGGCAGACGATCCCGGCGGCCACCCAGGCCCGGGTGCGGCAGGCCGCCGACGAGCTGGGTTACGTCCCGCACGGCATCGCCCGGGCGCTGCGCGAGGGCACGTCCCGGATCGTGATCCTCAACGTCGGGCGGCTACCGCGCCGCTCCACGCTGGAGAGCTTCGTCGACGGGCTGGACGCCGAGCTCACCCGGCTCGACCACACGCTGCTGGTCCGGTACGGCGGATCGCTCAGCCGGGCCGTCGGCGCGGCGGCGCCCCGGGCCGTGCTCGACCTGGCCGGCCTGTACGCGAGCGAGGACCCGGACGCGCTGGACGGCGGCTGGATCGCCGGACTGGCCGCGCACACGCTGACCCAGATCGCCCATCTCGCGCGCACCGGCCACACCGCGATCGGGTTCGCGGTGCCCGAGGATCCCCGCGTCGCCCGGCTGGCCGAGCTGCGGTCGGCGCAGGCCCGGACGGCGGCGGCCGGCCTCGGCCTGGCCGAGCCGGTCACGTTCCCGGTCGGCGAGTCGGCCGTCGCCGGCCTGGCCGCGCTGCGCGCCGGCCATCCCGAGATCACCGCGGTAGCGGCCTTCGACGACGACGTCGCGATCCGCCTCCTCGCCGCCGCCCGCGAGCTGGACGTACCGGTGCCCGGTCGGCTCGCGGTGATCGGCTTCGACGACGCCGACTACGGGGCACTGTGGACCCCGGCGCTGACCACGGTCCGGATCGACGGCGCCGCCTACGGCCGCTGCGCCGCCCGGGTAGCCCTCGGCCTCCCGCCGGGTTCCCTACCCCCCGACGCGGCGGTCGTCGTCGAGCGCCAGTCGGCATAGCCCGGCCGATCGACGCGAAACCGGGGTTGTGAGGCACCCCGAAGCCCCGATTACCGGCCAATCCGCGGGTCAGGGCAGCGGGCTGACCGGCGCGAGCCACAGGCCCACCAGCGCGTCGGTCAGGCCGGACGCGGCGGACGACCAGCCGACCCAGGGGCCGTGCCCGCCCTCGGCCAGCACCCGTTCGCACTCGGCGAGCAGGTCGACGATGAGCAACCGGGTCATGTAGTTGCGCTGCAGCCGCACCTCGAGCGGCAGCGGGGGCGAGCAGCGGTTGAGGCCGTCGAGCACGTCGGTGAGGATCGGGTCCTCGAGCGCCTCGGACGTGACCAGGTCGCGATAGGCCGGGTCGGCCATCAGCTGCGCGCTGAAGCGGGCGAACCACGTCGGGGCGCCGAGTGACTCCAGGTAGTCGGTGGCGGGCCGGACCCAGCAGCTGATCCAGTCGCGGGGGTCCTCCGAGCCGCGGATGCTCTCCACCAGCGCCCGGCGTCGCTCGATCACCGGGCCGTGGTGCCTGCGGAGGATCGCCCGGACCAGGTCGGTCTTCGTGCCGAAGTGGTAGTTCACCGCCGCGTTGTTGCCCTGACCGGCCGCTTCGCTCACCTGACGGTTCGACACCACGGTGAGCCCGCGCTCGGCGAACAGGCGCTCGGCCGCGTCGAGGATCGCCTCGCGCGTCGCCGTCGCTCTGGTCGTCTCCATCCGGCCATCTCCTCGCTGTGGCTCACGACACCTGCGGCCAGCTTGACGCTTGTATCAAGCAACCGATTACATGTGGGTAGTCAAGCAGGTGATTTAAACACTCTCACTAAGGCGCAGTCGTGCAAACATCCGAACGGTCCGAGCGGACGAATCTCGTCGTGGCCGTGCTGGCCGCGGCGGGCATCTCGGTCTCGCTGATGCAGACCCTGGTCATCCCGTTGATCCCGGAGCTGCCGAAGCTCCTGCACGCCGCCCCGAGCGACGCCGCCTGGGCCATCACCGCGACGCTGCTGGCCGCGGCGGTCGCGACCCCGGTCGTCGGCCGGCTCGGCGACATGATCGGCAAGCGCACGATGCTGCTGTTCAGCGTCGTCCTGATGATCGTCGGGTCGGTGATCGGGGCGCTGAGCGACAGCCTGACGCCGATGATCG includes:
- a CDS encoding peroxidase family protein encodes the protein MTDDLENTTTFGYLFPNLVKDADKHLPVDDPPTVVANLTALGEAMADVNPAFGEFGESNDSTIPAVYTYLGQFVDHDLTAATDRDNPDVGTVTDDNLHPADPDLIVQKLHNARFPALNLDSLYGDGPTFDPDDPTAAQDFYDGIKLKVGQVQKLGQNIAKKIPLEGDLDRDLPRTPTGATPAEKRVARIGDGRNDENLIIAQLHVAFLRFHNAVVAQVRAGSGPEATDEDVFTEAQRLVRWHYQWIVLHDYLPTIALPGVVDKVLSDPANLLVTAVGQRGDDEPTFMPLEFATAGFRFGHSMVRAVYDFNRNFGRGAAAGATFAQLFQFTGTGGFLPAATATKLPSNWIVEWDRFTEFDPRFPDRFSRRIDTNLADPLFDMKNQIAGIDPPPSPTVAHVLKHLAVRNLRRGYLLSLPTGQAVAAELGLDALTEDELLHDTTSKVAVALQKGGFLERTPLWFYLLKEAEVRAGGNSLGEVGSTIVAQTLVGQLRLDPGSYLNVQPGWVPEDGVRLSDGRGVRTIKDLFRVAGVFPVRP
- a CDS encoding alpha/beta fold hydrolase, coding for MTDPLHHVRAGVLDVAYERRGDPDGPPVVLLHGFPYDVRSFDRVTLPEADVIVPYLRGYGPTRFLDAGTVRSGQQAALAHDLLTLIDALGLDRPVVAGYDWGGRAACLVAALWPDRVRGLVTANGYNVQDIAGSDAPTHPASERRLWYQYYLHGERGVRGLTRYRAEYARLLWSEWSPTWSFTDAEFAATAPSFDNADYVDVVVHSYRHRFGLVDGDPAYAATEDAIAKLPRIDVPTIVLDGEHDTVRPPQPRSAHERKFSSLVDYRVLDAEHNVPQEAPEEFARAVADLCRPS
- a CDS encoding NAD-dependent epimerase/dehydratase family protein: MADVLVTGGTGFLGSHTIARLREDGHRVRTTVRSLDRSPTFDHDVDVVEANLLSDDGWERAVDGCEYVLHVASPFPAREPENPDDVIVPARDGALRVLRAARKARRAVMTSSFAAIGYSAPPVGRPYDESDWTDPADDLPAYVRSKTIAERAAWDYAHDDGLELVVINPTGIFGPALHPSLSASVGMVAAMLQGALPTVPKSSFGIVDVRDVADAHVRAMTAPAAAGRRYLATAAAPDDPYLGAQASYLEIARILRDRYPELADRLPAAEADGPDVTPKQLRIARIRTELGWNPRPPEEAILATAESLMRLSS
- a CDS encoding MerR family transcriptional regulator — encoded protein: MTSIQEVTRRSGLPEATLRYYERIGLIAPVPRDPQSGHRRYDDGTVDTIEALACLRTAGMGIDDMRAYLRGMTDPSHQRELFERHSARLADEIERLQVRRRYLDAKVRLWAARERGDVAAEQAAIDETIAVTGELR
- a CDS encoding mycofactocin-coupled SDR family oxidoreductase, producing MTEIPAAPVPNTPIARRFVGKVAFITGAARGQGRAEALRLAAEGADIIALDLCADIPTTTYAGSTPEDLAETVRLVEKLDRRIVARQADTRDYDAVKATVDAGVAELGRLDVVIANAGMTTGARAWEIDAEHWKTTIDINLTGAFHTAKAAIPTMIEQATGGSITFTSSVAGLVGLPFLADYVSAKHGVTGLSKTLANELAEYRIRVNSVHPYGVQTGLAMTEINDLIGANPALGPLYMGSLPDGISQADDIAAAVAWIASDEARHVTGIQLPVDLGRTNR
- a CDS encoding LacI family DNA-binding transcriptional regulator, giving the protein MPRTRVTLKDVARLSGVSPATASFVLNQVPGQTIPAATQARVRQAADELGYVPHGIARALREGTSRIVILNVGRLPRRSTLESFVDGLDAELTRLDHTLLVRYGGSLSRAVGAAAPRAVLDLAGLYASEDPDALDGGWIAGLAAHTLTQIAHLARTGHTAIGFAVPEDPRVARLAELRSAQARTAAAGLGLAEPVTFPVGESAVAGLAALRAGHPEITAVAAFDDDVAIRLLAAARELDVPVPGRLAVIGFDDADYGALWTPALTTVRIDGAAYGRCAARVALGLPPGSLPPDAAVVVERQSA
- a CDS encoding TetR/AcrR family transcriptional regulator, producing the protein METTRATATREAILDAAERLFAERGLTVVSNRQVSEAAGQGNNAAVNYHFGTKTDLVRAILRRHHGPVIERRRALVESIRGSEDPRDWISCWVRPATDYLESLGAPTWFARFSAQLMADPAYRDLVTSEALEDPILTDVLDGLNRCSPPLPLEVRLQRNYMTRLLIVDLLAECERVLAEGGHGPWVGWSSAASGLTDALVGLWLAPVSPLP